The following proteins come from a genomic window of Ornithinimicrobium cryptoxanthini:
- the rpsL gene encoding 30S ribosomal protein S12 — protein sequence MPTINQLVRKGRQDKAKKSDSPALKGNPQRRGVCTRVYTTTPKKPNSALRKVARVKLTSGIEVTAYIPGVGHNLQEHSIVLVRGGRVKDLPGVRYKIVRGSLDTQGVKGRNQARSRYGAKKEKK from the coding sequence GTGCCCACAATCAACCAGCTCGTCCGCAAGGGGCGCCAGGACAAGGCGAAAAAGTCCGACAGTCCCGCCCTGAAGGGCAACCCGCAGCGGCGCGGTGTCTGCACCCGCGTCTACACCACCACCCCCAAGAAGCCGAACTCGGCCCTGCGCAAGGTCGCTCGCGTGAAGCTGACCAGCGGCATCGAGGTCACGGCCTACATCCCGGGTGTTGGTCACAACCTGCAGGAGCACTCCATCGTGCTCGTCCGCGGTGGTCGTGTGAAGGACCTCCCCGGCGTGCGCTACAAGATCGTCCGCGGCTCGCTCGACACCCAGGGTGTCAAGGGCCGCAACCAGGCGCGTTCCCGTTACGGCGCGAAGAAGGAGAAGAAGTAA
- a CDS encoding GNAT family N-acetyltransferase, giving the protein MEAQAEVVRAAAALTGELPVPTERCLLRAVREGDVADLQDYLGMPAVTQFLGHPALDLEQTADLLAQWLRDREAVTVVVEQDGHVVGDVRLRLRRRSAMGPASTSEVEAALGYAFHPRVQGQGLAAECVGAVLERAFRVAGVRRITARVFAPAVRSSRLLARLGFIRDGIDRSAVLAPDGSAWWDDELWSLLPGERVR; this is encoded by the coding sequence GTGGAAGCGCAGGCAGAGGTGGTCCGCGCGGCAGCGGCACTGACCGGCGAGCTCCCGGTGCCGACCGAGCGTTGTCTGCTCCGGGCGGTGCGCGAGGGCGATGTCGCCGACCTGCAGGACTACCTCGGTATGCCGGCAGTCACCCAGTTCCTCGGCCACCCGGCGCTGGATCTCGAGCAGACCGCTGACCTGCTCGCCCAGTGGTTGCGAGACCGGGAGGCCGTGACCGTCGTGGTCGAGCAGGACGGGCACGTCGTCGGTGACGTGCGCCTTCGTCTGCGCCGCCGCTCCGCGATGGGGCCGGCGAGCACCTCAGAGGTCGAGGCGGCACTGGGTTATGCGTTCCACCCCCGGGTGCAGGGTCAGGGTCTGGCCGCCGAGTGTGTCGGGGCGGTCCTCGAGCGGGCCTTCCGGGTGGCAGGGGTCCGGCGCATCACGGCGCGGGTCTTCGCGCCGGCAGTCCGCTCCTCGAGGCTGCTGGCCCGGCTCGGATTCATCCGTGACGGGATCGACCGGTCCGCCGTGCTGGCACCTGACGGGTCCGCGTGGTGGGACGACGAGCTCTGGAGCCTGCTGCCCGGCGAGCGTGTCCGGTGA
- the rpsG gene encoding 30S ribosomal protein S7, with amino-acid sequence MPRKGPAPKRPLISDPVYGSTLVTQLVNKILVDGKKSVAETIVYGALEGVRDKTGTDPVATLKRGLDNVRPALEVKSRRVGGATYQVPIEVKPGRSTTLALRWLVGYSRQRREKTMTERLMNEILDASNGLGAAVKRREDTHKMAEANKAFAHYRW; translated from the coding sequence ATGCCTCGCAAGGGCCCCGCTCCCAAGCGTCCGCTGATCTCCGACCCGGTCTATGGGTCGACGCTGGTCACCCAGCTGGTCAACAAGATCCTGGTGGACGGCAAGAAGTCCGTCGCCGAGACCATCGTCTACGGCGCCCTTGAGGGCGTCCGCGACAAGACGGGCACCGACCCCGTGGCCACGCTGAAGCGCGGTCTGGACAACGTCCGCCCCGCGCTGGAGGTCAAGAGCCGCCGTGTCGGCGGTGCGACCTACCAGGTGCCGATCGAGGTCAAGCCGGGTCGCTCCACCACGCTGGCGCTGCGCTGGCTGGTCGGCTACTCCCGTCAGCGTCGTGAGAAGACGATGACCGAGCGCCTCATGAACGAGATCCTGGACGCCAGCAACGGTCTGGGTGCCGCGGTGAAGCGCCGCGAGGACACCCACAAGATGGCCGAGGCCAACAAGGCCTTCGCGCACTACCGCTGGTGA
- a CDS encoding DNA-directed RNA polymerase subunit beta', whose protein sequence is MLDVNFFDELRIGLATAEDIRRWSHGEVKKPETINYRTLKPEKDGLFCEKIFGPTRDWECYCGKYKRVRFKGIICERCGVEVTRAGVRRERMGHIELAAPVTHIWYFKGVPSRLGYLLDLAPKDLEKVIYFAAYMITSVDVDARHKDLPSLEAEIDTERKALENRRDADVETRHKKLEADIAELEAEGAKSDAKRKVRDGAEREMNQIRRRADQQVERLDQVWDRFKNLKVQDLEGDEILYREMRDRFGQYFEGGMGAAALQKRLQTFDLEAEVVLLREIIATGKGQKKTRAIKRLKVVTSFLTTVNNPDGMVLDCVPVIPPDLRPMVQLDGGRFATSDLNDLYRRVINRNNRLKRLLDLGAPEIIVNNEKRMLQEAVDSLFDNGRRGRAVTGPGNRPLKSLSDMLKGKQGRFRQNLLGKRVDYSGRSVIVVGPQLKLHQCGLPKQMALELFKPFVMKRLVDLDHAQNIKSAKRMVERGRSVVWDVLEEVITDHPVLLNRAPTLHRLGIQAFEPQLVEGKAIQIHPLVCTAFNADFDGDQMAVHLPLSAEAQAEARILMLSSNNILKPADGRPVTMPTQDMVIGLFHLTSEAFSDNGEQAETDEETPVSRSFASIAEAQMAFDAGQIEVGTPIRLRVTQTAAPLGHELPEGAEVTEDGIVSEFLVDTTLGRAIFNISLPPNYPFVNDVVDKKRLSAIVNDLAERYTKVQVAASLDSLKDTGFYWATRSGTTVAISDVMTPVRKGEILDIYDAKAAKVQTQYERGLITDDERRQELIEIWTQATNEVAKELETTMPKDNTIYRMVTSGARGNWFQLRQIAGMRGLMANPKGEIIPRPIKSNFREGLSVLEFFISTHGARKGLADTALRTADSGYLTRRLVDVSQDVIIREDDCGTDRGFLMPIGVETPSGDLREHDDVETSVYARTLAQNVEHDGQVLAEAGIDLGDVVIDALVAAGVKDVKVRSVLTCESLVGTCAKCYGRSLATGKLVDIGEAVGIIAAQSIGEPGTQLTMRTFHTGGVAGDDITQGLPRVVELFEARTPKAVAPIAEASGRVQIEDTDKSRRILLVPDDGSEEHAYPVTKRARLLIADGEHVEVGRQLVQGAIDPKQVLRILGPRAAQQHLVDEVQAVYRQQGVSIHDKHIEVIVRQMLRRITVIEAGDARLLPGELVERGRFETENRRVVSESGKPASGRPELMGITKASLATDSWLSAASFQETTRVLTEAAMQAKSDPLLGLKENVILGKLIPAGTGLPRYRNLTVEPTEEAKAAAYAVPDYDQFEYPAFGPGSGEAVRLDDLSVGDERY, encoded by the coding sequence GTGCTCGACGTCAACTTCTTCGACGAGTTGCGGATTGGCCTGGCCACGGCGGAGGACATCCGTCGCTGGAGCCACGGCGAAGTGAAAAAGCCTGAGACCATCAACTACCGCACCCTGAAGCCGGAAAAGGACGGGCTCTTCTGCGAGAAGATCTTCGGTCCGACCCGGGACTGGGAGTGCTACTGCGGCAAATACAAGCGGGTCCGCTTCAAGGGCATCATCTGTGAGCGCTGTGGCGTCGAGGTGACCCGCGCCGGCGTGCGCCGAGAGCGGATGGGTCACATCGAGCTCGCTGCTCCCGTGACGCACATCTGGTACTTCAAGGGTGTTCCGAGCCGACTGGGCTACCTGCTCGACCTGGCGCCGAAGGACCTGGAGAAGGTCATCTACTTCGCGGCCTACATGATCACCTCCGTCGACGTGGACGCCCGGCACAAGGACCTGCCCTCGCTCGAGGCTGAGATCGACACCGAGCGCAAGGCCCTGGAGAACCGCCGGGACGCCGACGTCGAGACGCGTCACAAGAAGCTCGAGGCCGACATCGCCGAGCTCGAGGCCGAGGGTGCCAAGAGCGACGCCAAGCGCAAGGTGCGCGACGGTGCCGAGCGCGAGATGAACCAGATCCGTCGTCGGGCCGACCAGCAGGTCGAGCGTCTCGACCAGGTCTGGGACCGCTTCAAGAACCTCAAGGTCCAGGACCTGGAGGGTGACGAGATCCTCTACCGCGAGATGCGCGACCGGTTCGGTCAGTACTTCGAGGGCGGCATGGGGGCGGCGGCGCTGCAGAAGCGTCTGCAGACCTTCGACCTCGAGGCCGAGGTCGTGCTGCTGCGCGAGATCATCGCGACCGGCAAGGGCCAGAAGAAGACCCGCGCCATCAAGCGGCTCAAGGTCGTTACCTCCTTCCTGACCACTGTCAACAACCCCGACGGCATGGTCCTGGACTGCGTCCCGGTCATCCCGCCGGACCTGCGTCCGATGGTGCAGCTGGACGGTGGCCGCTTTGCGACCTCCGACCTCAACGACCTCTATCGCCGCGTGATCAACCGGAACAACCGGCTCAAGCGTCTGCTCGACCTGGGCGCTCCGGAGATCATCGTCAACAACGAGAAGCGGATGCTGCAGGAGGCCGTCGACAGCCTGTTCGACAACGGCCGTCGTGGTCGCGCCGTCACCGGCCCGGGCAACCGGCCGCTGAAGTCGCTGTCCGACATGCTCAAGGGCAAGCAGGGTCGGTTCCGTCAGAACCTGCTCGGCAAGCGCGTCGACTACTCCGGCCGTTCGGTCATCGTCGTCGGCCCGCAGCTGAAGCTGCACCAGTGTGGTCTGCCCAAGCAGATGGCGCTGGAGCTGTTCAAGCCGTTCGTGATGAAGCGTCTGGTCGACCTGGACCACGCACAGAACATCAAGTCCGCCAAGCGGATGGTCGAGCGCGGCCGCTCCGTGGTGTGGGACGTGCTCGAGGAGGTCATCACCGACCACCCCGTGCTGCTGAACCGTGCGCCCACGCTGCACCGCCTCGGCATCCAGGCGTTCGAGCCGCAGCTGGTCGAGGGCAAGGCCATCCAGATCCACCCGCTCGTCTGCACCGCCTTCAACGCGGACTTCGACGGTGACCAGATGGCCGTGCACCTGCCGCTCTCGGCAGAGGCCCAGGCCGAGGCCCGGATCCTGATGCTCTCGAGCAACAACATCCTTAAGCCGGCCGACGGTCGCCCCGTGACCATGCCGACCCAGGACATGGTCATCGGGCTGTTCCACCTGACGTCCGAGGCGTTCTCGGACAACGGTGAGCAGGCCGAGACCGACGAGGAGACCCCGGTCAGCCGGTCGTTCGCCTCGATTGCTGAGGCGCAGATGGCCTTCGACGCCGGTCAGATCGAGGTCGGCACGCCGATCCGGCTGCGGGTCACCCAGACCGCGGCACCGCTGGGGCACGAGCTGCCCGAGGGCGCCGAGGTCACCGAGGACGGCATCGTCTCCGAGTTCCTGGTCGACACCACGCTGGGCCGGGCGATCTTCAACATCTCCCTGCCGCCGAACTACCCGTTCGTCAACGACGTGGTCGACAAGAAGAGGCTGTCCGCGATCGTCAACGACCTCGCCGAGCGCTACACCAAGGTGCAGGTCGCGGCGTCACTGGACTCGCTGAAGGACACCGGCTTCTACTGGGCGACCCGCTCGGGCACGACCGTGGCCATCTCCGATGTGATGACCCCGGTGCGCAAGGGCGAGATCCTGGACATCTATGACGCCAAGGCGGCCAAGGTCCAGACGCAGTATGAGCGTGGTCTGATCACCGACGACGAGCGCCGTCAGGAGCTCATCGAGATCTGGACCCAGGCGACCAACGAGGTGGCCAAGGAGCTCGAGACCACGATGCCCAAGGACAACACCATCTATCGGATGGTGACCTCGGGTGCTCGAGGCAACTGGTTCCAGCTGCGTCAGATCGCCGGCATGCGTGGCCTGATGGCCAACCCCAAGGGTGAGATCATCCCGCGTCCGATCAAGTCCAACTTCCGTGAGGGCCTGTCGGTGCTGGAGTTCTTCATCTCCACGCACGGTGCCCGCAAGGGACTGGCCGACACCGCGCTGCGCACCGCCGACTCGGGCTACCTGACCCGTCGTCTGGTGGACGTCAGCCAGGACGTGATCATCCGTGAGGACGACTGTGGCACCGACCGCGGCTTCCTCATGCCGATCGGCGTGGAGACCCCGAGCGGGGACCTGCGTGAGCACGATGACGTGGAGACCTCGGTCTATGCCCGCACGCTCGCACAGAACGTCGAGCACGACGGTCAGGTCCTGGCTGAGGCCGGCATCGACCTCGGTGACGTGGTCATCGACGCGCTGGTCGCGGCTGGTGTCAAGGACGTCAAGGTCCGCTCGGTGCTCACGTGTGAGTCGCTGGTCGGCACCTGTGCCAAGTGCTACGGCCGCTCGTTGGCCACCGGCAAGCTGGTCGACATCGGTGAGGCCGTCGGCATCATCGCGGCCCAGTCGATCGGTGAGCCGGGCACCCAGCTGACGATGCGCACCTTCCACACCGGTGGTGTGGCCGGTGACGACATCACGCAGGGTCTGCCGCGAGTCGTCGAGCTGTTCGAGGCCCGCACGCCCAAGGCGGTCGCCCCGATCGCCGAGGCCTCCGGTCGCGTCCAGATCGAGGACACTGACAAGTCCCGTCGGATCCTGCTGGTCCCGGACGACGGCTCCGAGGAGCACGCCTACCCGGTCACCAAGCGGGCCCGCCTGCTGATCGCCGACGGCGAGCACGTCGAGGTCGGACGCCAGCTGGTCCAGGGTGCGATCGACCCCAAGCAGGTGCTGCGCATCCTCGGCCCGCGTGCTGCTCAGCAGCACCTGGTCGACGAGGTGCAGGCGGTCTATCGCCAGCAGGGTGTGTCGATCCACGACAAGCACATCGAGGTCATCGTGCGGCAGATGCTGCGTCGGATCACGGTCATCGAGGCCGGCGACGCCCGTCTGCTGCCGGGTGAGCTGGTCGAGCGCGGCCGGTTCGAGACCGAGAACCGTCGCGTCGTGTCCGAGTCCGGCAAGCCGGCCTCGGGTCGTCCGGAGCTGATGGGCATCACGAAGGCCTCGCTGGCCACCGACTCGTGGCTGTCCGCCGCCTCCTTCCAGGAGACCACCCGGGTGCTGACGGAGGCGGCCATGCAGGCCAAGTCCGACCCGCTGCTGGGGCTGAAGGAGAACGTCATCCTCGGCAAGCTGATCCCGGCCGGCACCGGCCTGCCGCGCTACCGCAACCTCACCGTGGAGCCCACGGAGGAGGCCAAGGCAGCCGCCTACGCCGTCCCGGACTACGACCAGTTCGAGTACCCGGCCTTCGGTCCGGGTTCGGGCGAGGCCGTCCGCCTGGACGACCTGTCCGTGGGTGACGAGCGCTACTGA
- the fusA gene encoding elongation factor G has translation MAQDVLTDLTMVRNIGIMAHIDAGKTTTTERILFYTGVKHKMGETHDGASTTDWMEQEKERGITITSAAVTSYWKGHQINLIDTPGHVDFTVEVERNLRVLDGAVAVFDGKEGVEPQSETVWRQADKYGVPRMCFINKMDKMGADFYYSVQTMVDRLGATPLVMQLPIGAEADFVGVIDLVRMKALTWHGETALGEDYDIEEIPAELQAKAEEYRNLLVEKVAEADDELLEKFLGGEELTEDEIKAGVRKLTLDSEVNPVFCGTAFKNKGVQPLLDAVIAYLPSPMDVRPTEGHEPGDEETVIYRKADTTEPFAALAFKIATHPFFGTLTYIRVYSGEISGGQPVMNATKGKKERLGKLFQMHANKENPVDKASAGHIYAVIGLKDTTTGDTLCDIGNQIILESMTFPEPVIHVAIEPKTKGDQEKLGTAIQKLAQEDPTFTVRLDDETGQTIIGGMGELHLDILVDRMKREFKVEANVGAPQVAYRETIRRPVVKYDYTHKKQTGGSGQFAKVQMTFEPMDTTEGELYTFENAVTGGRIPREYIPSVDQGIQEAMQLGVLAGYPLVGIKATLLDGAYHDVDSSEMAFKIAGSMVLKEAVRKADPVLLEPVMAVEVRTPEEYMGDVIGDLNSRRGQIQAMEDISGAKIVRAVVPLSEMFGYVGDLRSKTQGRANYTMQFDSYAEVPRNVAEEIIKKIRGE, from the coding sequence GTGGCACAGGACGTCCTGACGGACCTGACGATGGTCCGCAACATCGGCATCATGGCTCACATCGATGCCGGCAAGACCACGACCACCGAGCGCATCCTGTTCTACACCGGTGTGAAGCACAAGATGGGCGAGACCCACGACGGTGCCTCGACCACCGACTGGATGGAGCAGGAGAAGGAGCGGGGGATCACCATCACCTCCGCGGCCGTCACCAGCTATTGGAAGGGCCACCAGATCAACCTGATCGACACGCCCGGCCACGTCGACTTCACCGTCGAGGTCGAGCGCAACCTGCGCGTCCTGGACGGTGCAGTGGCGGTCTTCGACGGCAAGGAAGGTGTGGAGCCGCAGTCCGAGACTGTCTGGCGCCAGGCCGACAAGTATGGCGTGCCGCGCATGTGCTTCATCAACAAGATGGACAAGATGGGCGCGGACTTCTACTACTCGGTGCAGACCATGGTGGACCGCCTCGGCGCGACCCCGCTGGTGATGCAGCTTCCGATCGGTGCCGAGGCTGACTTCGTCGGCGTCATCGACCTGGTCCGCATGAAGGCCCTGACCTGGCACGGCGAGACCGCGCTGGGCGAGGACTACGACATCGAGGAGATCCCGGCGGAGCTGCAGGCCAAGGCCGAGGAGTACCGCAACCTGCTCGTCGAGAAGGTGGCTGAGGCTGACGACGAGCTCCTGGAGAAGTTCCTCGGTGGCGAGGAGCTGACCGAGGACGAGATCAAGGCCGGCGTGCGCAAGCTGACGCTGGACAGCGAGGTCAACCCGGTCTTCTGTGGGACCGCGTTCAAGAACAAGGGCGTCCAGCCCCTGCTCGACGCGGTCATCGCCTACCTGCCCAGCCCGATGGACGTCCGTCCGACCGAGGGCCACGAGCCCGGCGACGAGGAGACGGTGATCTACCGCAAGGCAGACACCACGGAGCCGTTCGCGGCCCTGGCCTTCAAGATCGCCACGCACCCGTTCTTCGGCACGCTGACCTACATCCGGGTCTACTCCGGTGAGATCAGCGGTGGTCAGCCGGTCATGAACGCGACCAAGGGCAAGAAGGAGCGTCTGGGCAAGCTGTTCCAGATGCACGCCAACAAGGAGAACCCGGTCGACAAGGCCTCCGCAGGTCACATCTACGCCGTGATCGGGCTGAAGGACACCACCACCGGCGACACTCTCTGCGACATCGGCAACCAGATCATCCTGGAGTCGATGACCTTCCCGGAGCCGGTCATCCACGTGGCCATCGAGCCCAAGACCAAGGGTGACCAGGAGAAGCTCGGCACCGCGATCCAGAAGCTGGCGCAGGAGGACCCGACCTTCACGGTCCGCCTCGACGACGAGACCGGCCAGACCATCATCGGTGGCATGGGCGAGCTCCACCTCGACATCCTGGTCGACCGCATGAAGCGGGAGTTCAAGGTCGAGGCCAACGTCGGTGCGCCGCAGGTGGCCTACCGCGAGACCATCCGTCGCCCCGTGGTGAAGTACGACTACACCCACAAGAAGCAGACGGGTGGCTCCGGCCAGTTCGCGAAGGTGCAGATGACCTTCGAGCCGATGGACACCACCGAGGGCGAGCTCTACACGTTCGAGAACGCCGTCACCGGTGGACGCATCCCGCGCGAGTACATCCCCAGTGTCGACCAGGGCATCCAGGAGGCCATGCAGCTCGGTGTCCTCGCGGGCTACCCGCTGGTGGGCATCAAGGCGACCCTGCTCGACGGTGCCTACCACGACGTCGACTCCTCGGAGATGGCGTTCAAGATTGCCGGTTCCATGGTGCTCAAGGAGGCGGTCCGCAAGGCGGACCCGGTCCTGCTCGAGCCCGTGATGGCCGTCGAGGTTCGCACGCCCGAGGAGTACATGGGTGATGTGATCGGTGACCTGAACTCCCGCCGTGGCCAGATCCAGGCCATGGAGGACATCAGCGGCGCCAAGATCGTCCGTGCAGTGGTCCCGCTGTCGGAGATGTTCGGGTACGTTGGTGACCTTCGGTCCAAGACCCAGGGTCGCGCCAACTACACGATGCAGTTCGACTCCTACGCCGAGGTTCCCCGGAACGTCGCGGAGGAGATCATCAAGAAAATCCGTGGTGAGTGA
- the rpoB gene encoding DNA-directed RNA polymerase subunit beta — MAASRTAKTTVSTARTASGRLSFAKIREPLEVPDLLALQTESFDWLLGNEHWQARVAAANAGGKDDVPDRSGLEEIFEEISPIEDFSGSMSLSFRDHRFEEQKYSIEECKERDMTYSAPLFVTAEFINNTTGEIKSQTVFMGDFPLMTDRGTFIINGTERVVVSQLVRSPGVYFERTLDKTADKDIYSTKIIPSRGAWLEFEIDKRDMVGVRIDRKRKQSVTVLLKALGWTEAQILEEFGDYESIRATLEKDSTADQDEALLDIYRKLRPGEPPTREAAQNLLDNLYFNPKRYDLAKVGRYKINKKLGVEAPLSDSVLRVEDIVATIRYLVALHAGEDTLEVVRHGETEQLRVEVDDIDHFGNRRLRSVGELIQNQVRTGLSRMERVVRERMTTQDVEAITPQTLINIRPVVASIKEFFGTSQLSQFMDQNNPLSGLTHKRRLSALGPGGLSRDRAGMEVRDVHPSHYGRMCPIETPEGPNIGLIGSLASYGRINPFGFVETPYRKVINGRVTDDIDYLSADEEDHFVIAQANAALNEDGTFAEERILVRAKGGGGEAVDVPAADVDYMDVSARQMVSAATAMIPFLEHDDANRALMGANMQRQAVPLVQAEAPLVGTGMEHRAALDSGDVVRAENAGVVQEVSADLVKVAADDGTYHSYKIAKFTRSNQGNCYNQQVKVNEGDRVEVGQLIADGPATDGGEMALGRNLLVAFMPWEGHNYEDAIILSQRLVQDDVLSSIHIEEHEIDARDTKLGPEEITRDIPNVSDEVLADLDERGIIRIGAEVRDGDLLVGKVTPKGETELTPEERLLRAIFGEKAREVRDTSMKVPHGETGTIIGVKVFDREEGDELPPGVNQLVRVYVANKRKITDGDKLAGRHGNKGVISKILPVEDMPFMEDGTPVDIVLNPLGVPGRMNVGQILELHLGWAAAQGWEIAEGAEWAAGIPQDAHVAEPRTRVASPVFDGASEAEIAGLLESTYPSASGERLIGESGKARLFDGRSGEPYPQPVSVGYMYILKLHHLVDDKIHARSTGPYSMITQQPLGGKAQFGGQRFGEMEVWALEAYGAAYALQELLTIKSDDVTGRVKVYESIVKGENVPEPGIPESFKVLIKEMQSLCLNVEVLSSDGTQIDLRESDTEVFRAAEELGIDLSRREPSSVEEV; from the coding sequence TTGGCTGCCTCGCGCACTGCGAAGACGACTGTGTCCACCGCTCGGACGGCATCTGGCCGTTTGAGCTTCGCCAAGATCCGGGAGCCGCTGGAGGTCCCTGACCTCCTGGCGCTCCAGACGGAGAGTTTTGACTGGTTGCTCGGCAACGAGCACTGGCAGGCTCGCGTCGCCGCCGCGAACGCCGGCGGCAAGGACGACGTTCCCGATCGTTCCGGACTCGAGGAGATCTTCGAGGAGATCTCACCCATCGAGGACTTCTCCGGCTCCATGTCCCTGTCGTTCAGGGACCACCGCTTCGAGGAGCAGAAGTACTCCATCGAGGAGTGCAAGGAGCGGGATATGACCTACTCCGCCCCGCTCTTCGTCACCGCTGAGTTCATCAACAACACCACCGGTGAGATCAAGTCCCAGACGGTGTTCATGGGCGACTTCCCGCTGATGACCGACCGCGGCACCTTCATCATCAACGGCACCGAGCGTGTCGTCGTGTCCCAGCTCGTCCGCAGCCCGGGCGTCTACTTCGAGCGCACGCTCGACAAGACGGCCGACAAGGACATCTACTCGACCAAGATCATCCCGAGCCGGGGTGCGTGGCTGGAGTTCGAGATCGACAAGCGCGACATGGTCGGTGTCCGCATCGACCGCAAGCGCAAGCAGTCGGTCACGGTGCTGCTCAAGGCGCTCGGCTGGACCGAGGCCCAGATCCTGGAGGAGTTCGGCGACTACGAGTCGATCCGCGCCACCCTCGAGAAGGACTCGACGGCCGACCAGGACGAGGCGCTGCTGGACATCTATCGCAAGCTGCGCCCGGGCGAGCCGCCGACCAGGGAGGCCGCGCAGAACCTGCTCGACAACCTCTACTTCAACCCCAAGCGCTACGACCTGGCCAAGGTGGGTCGTTACAAGATCAACAAGAAGCTGGGTGTCGAGGCTCCGCTGAGCGACTCCGTCCTGCGGGTCGAAGACATCGTCGCGACGATCCGTTATCTCGTCGCGCTGCACGCCGGCGAGGACACCCTCGAGGTCGTGCGCCACGGTGAGACCGAGCAGCTGCGGGTCGAGGTCGACGACATCGACCACTTCGGCAACCGCCGTCTGCGCTCGGTCGGCGAGCTGATCCAGAACCAGGTCCGCACCGGCCTCTCGCGCATGGAGCGCGTCGTCCGGGAGCGGATGACCACCCAGGACGTCGAGGCCATCACGCCGCAGACCCTGATCAACATCCGGCCCGTCGTCGCCTCCATCAAGGAGTTCTTCGGCACCAGCCAGCTGTCGCAGTTCATGGACCAGAACAACCCGCTGTCGGGCCTGACCCACAAGCGGCGCCTGTCGGCGCTGGGCCCGGGCGGTCTGTCCCGTGACCGCGCCGGCATGGAGGTCCGTGACGTCCACCCGTCGCACTACGGCCGCATGTGCCCGATCGAGACTCCTGAGGGTCCCAACATCGGTCTGATCGGTTCGCTGGCCTCCTACGGGCGGATCAACCCGTTCGGCTTCGTGGAGACGCCCTACCGCAAGGTCATCAACGGTCGCGTGACCGACGACATCGACTACCTGTCCGCGGATGAGGAGGACCACTTCGTCATCGCGCAGGCCAACGCCGCGCTCAACGAGGACGGCACCTTCGCCGAGGAGCGGATCCTGGTCCGCGCCAAGGGTGGCGGCGGCGAGGCTGTCGACGTCCCGGCGGCTGACGTGGACTACATGGACGTGTCCGCACGCCAGATGGTGTCCGCGGCCACCGCGATGATCCCGTTCCTCGAGCACGACGACGCCAACCGTGCGCTCATGGGCGCCAACATGCAGCGCCAGGCCGTGCCGCTCGTGCAGGCTGAGGCGCCGCTCGTCGGCACCGGCATGGAGCACCGCGCGGCGCTCGACTCCGGTGACGTGGTGCGTGCCGAGAACGCCGGCGTGGTCCAGGAGGTCTCGGCCGACCTCGTCAAGGTCGCGGCCGACGACGGCACCTACCACTCCTACAAGATCGCCAAGTTCACCCGCTCCAACCAGGGCAACTGCTACAACCAGCAGGTCAAGGTCAACGAGGGTGACCGGGTCGAGGTCGGACAGCTGATCGCTGACGGTCCCGCGACCGACGGTGGCGAGATGGCGCTCGGGCGCAACCTGCTCGTGGCGTTCATGCCGTGGGAGGGTCACAACTACGAGGACGCGATCATCCTGTCCCAGCGCCTGGTCCAGGACGACGTCCTCTCCTCGATCCACATCGAGGAGCACGAGATCGACGCCCGCGACACGAAGCTGGGCCCGGAGGAGATCACGCGGGACATCCCGAACGTCTCCGACGAGGTGCTGGCCGACCTGGACGAGCGCGGCATCATCCGCATCGGTGCCGAGGTCCGCGACGGCGACCTGCTGGTCGGCAAGGTCACGCCCAAGGGTGAGACCGAGCTGACCCCGGAGGAGCGCCTGCTGCGCGCCATCTTCGGTGAGAAGGCACGCGAGGTCCGCGACACCTCGATGAAGGTCCCGCACGGCGAGACCGGCACGATCATCGGCGTGAAGGTCTTCGACCGCGAGGAGGGCGACGAGCTCCCCCCGGGCGTCAACCAGCTGGTGCGCGTCTATGTCGCCAACAAGCGCAAGATCACCGACGGTGACAAGCTGGCCGGCCGCCACGGCAACAAGGGCGTGATCTCCAAGATCCTGCCCGTCGAGGACATGCCGTTCATGGAGGACGGCACGCCGGTCGACATCGTGCTCAACCCGCTGGGTGTGCCCGGCCGGATGAACGTCGGCCAGATCCTGGAGCTGCACCTCGGCTGGGCCGCGGCGCAGGGCTGGGAGATCGCCGAGGGCGCCGAGTGGGCCGCGGGCATCCCGCAGGACGCCCACGTGGCCGAGCCGCGCACCCGCGTGGCCAGCCCGGTGTTCGACGGTGCGAGCGAGGCGGAGATCGCCGGTCTCCTCGAGTCGACCTATCCGTCGGCCTCCGGCGAGCGGCTGATCGGCGAGTCCGGCAAGGCCCGTCTCTTCGACGGTCGTTCCGGTGAGCCCTACCCGCAGCCAGTCTCGGTGGGTTATATGTACATCCTGAAGCTGCACCACCTCGTGGATGACAAGATCCATGCGCGCAGCACCGGGCCGTACTCGATGATCACCCAGCAGCCGCTGGGCGGCAAGGCGCAGTTCGGTGGTCAGCGCTTCGGTGAGATGGAGGTCTGGGCCCTGGAGGCGTACGGCGCTGCCTACGCCCTGCAGGAGCTGCTCACCATCAAGTCCGATGACGTGACCGGCCGCGTGAAGGTCTATGAGTCGATCGTCAAGGGTGAGAACGTCCCGGAGCCCGGCATCCCGGAGTCGTTCAAGGTGCTCATCAAGGAGATGCAGTCCCTGTGCCTGAACGTCGAGGTGCTCTCCAGCGACGGCACGCAGATCGACCTGCGCGAGTCCGACACCGAGGTCTTCCGCGCCGCGGAGGAGCTGGGCATCGACCTGAGCCGCAGGGAGCCGAGCAGCGTCGAGGAAGTATGA